A genomic stretch from Serratia entomophila includes:
- the rluF gene encoding 23S rRNA pseudouridine(2604) synthase RluF, which translates to MLTKPSTRLNKYISESGICSRRDADRYIEQGNVFINGKRVALGDRVFPGDVVKVNGQLIEPRNEDDLVFIALNKPVGIVSTTEDGEKDNIVDFVNHSTRIFPIGRLDKDSQGLIFLTNHGDLVNKILRAGNDHEKEYRVTVNKPVTDEFIRGLGAGVPMLGTVTKKCKVKKEAPFVFRIVLVQGLNRQIRRMCEHFGYEVTKLERTRIMNVSLTGLPPGEWRDLTDDELIELFKSIEDSSSEAKPAKKAQPAAKKKPAVSGPKSADRPGGVPAGRKRFAQPGRKKKGR; encoded by the coding sequence ATGCTGACCAAGCCTTCAACACGTCTTAACAAATATATCAGCGAGAGCGGCATTTGCTCCCGCCGCGATGCCGATCGTTACATCGAACAAGGCAACGTTTTTATCAACGGCAAGCGCGTGGCGCTTGGCGATCGGGTATTTCCAGGGGACGTCGTCAAGGTCAACGGTCAGCTGATCGAACCCCGCAATGAAGACGATCTGGTCTTTATCGCGTTAAACAAACCGGTGGGCATCGTCAGCACCACGGAAGACGGCGAGAAAGACAACATCGTCGATTTCGTCAACCACAGCACGCGCATCTTCCCGATTGGCCGGCTGGATAAAGATTCACAGGGGCTGATCTTCCTGACCAACCACGGCGATCTGGTGAACAAGATCCTGCGTGCGGGTAATGACCACGAGAAAGAATATCGGGTGACGGTCAACAAGCCGGTAACCGACGAGTTTATTCGCGGCCTGGGCGCCGGTGTGCCGATGCTGGGCACCGTGACCAAAAAGTGCAAGGTGAAGAAAGAAGCGCCTTTTGTGTTCCGCATCGTGCTGGTTCAGGGGCTTAACCGCCAGATCCGCCGCATGTGCGAGCATTTCGGCTATGAGGTCACCAAGCTGGAGCGCACCCGCATCATGAACGTCAGCCTCACCGGGCTGCCGCCGGGCGAGTGGCGTGATTTAACCGACGACGAGCTTATCGAACTGTTTAAATCGATTGAGGATTCCTCATCGGAAGCCAAACCTGCGAAGAAGGCCCAGCCTGCGGCCAAGAAAAAGCCTGCCGTCAGCGGGCCGAAAAGCGCCGATAGGCCCGGCGGCGTTCCGGCCGGCCGCAAGCGTTTCGCCCAGCCTGGCCGCAAAAAGAAAGGGCGCTGA
- the speB gene encoding agmatinase, whose amino-acid sequence MSTLGHQSDNSLVSNAFGFLRFPLNFMPYDSDAEWVITGIPFDMATSGRAGGRHGPAAIRQVSTNLAWEGNRWPWSFDLRDRLNVVDCGDIVFNFGDAQDMSDKLQAHAEKLLKAGKRMLSFGGDHFVTLPLLRAHAKHFGKLALVHFDAHTDTYANGSKYDHGTMFFHAPNEGLIDPHHSVQIGIRTEFDHDNGFTVLDAAQVNDRSVDDLLTQIKGIVGDMPVYLTFDIDCLDPAFAPGTGTPVIGGLTSDRALKLVRGMQSLNIVGMDVVEVAPAYDQSEITALAAATLGLEMLYLQAAKKTK is encoded by the coding sequence ATGAGCACCTTAGGCCATCAGTCCGATAATTCTTTAGTGTCCAACGCCTTTGGTTTCCTGCGCTTTCCGCTGAACTTCATGCCTTACGACAGCGATGCAGAGTGGGTCATCACCGGCATTCCGTTTGATATGGCAACCTCCGGCCGCGCCGGCGGCCGCCACGGCCCAGCGGCTATCCGTCAGGTTTCCACCAACCTGGCCTGGGAAGGCAACCGCTGGCCGTGGAGCTTCGATCTGCGCGATCGTCTGAACGTGGTTGACTGCGGCGACATCGTGTTCAACTTCGGCGACGCTCAGGACATGAGCGACAAGCTGCAGGCGCACGCGGAAAAGCTGCTGAAGGCCGGCAAGCGCATGCTCTCTTTCGGCGGTGACCACTTTGTCACGCTGCCGCTGCTGCGCGCTCACGCCAAACATTTCGGCAAGCTGGCGCTGGTGCATTTTGACGCCCACACCGACACCTACGCTAACGGCAGCAAATACGATCACGGCACCATGTTCTTCCATGCGCCGAACGAAGGCCTGATCGACCCGCACCATTCGGTGCAGATCGGCATCCGCACCGAGTTCGATCATGACAACGGTTTCACCGTACTGGACGCCGCGCAGGTCAACGATCGCAGCGTGGACGACCTGCTGACCCAGATCAAAGGGATCGTTGGCGACATGCCGGTCTACCTGACCTTCGACATCGACTGCCTCGATCCGGCGTTTGCGCCTGGCACCGGCACCCCGGTGATCGGCGGCCTGACCTCCGATCGCGCGCTGAAGCTGGTGCGCGGCATGCAGTCGCTGAACATCGTCGGCATGGACGTGGTTGAAGTGGCGCCGGCCTACGACCAGTCAGAAATCACCGCGCTGGCCGCAGCGACGCTGGGCCTGGAAATGCTGTACCTGCAGGCGGCGAAAAAAACCAAATAA
- a CDS encoding fimbrial protein gives MKKVIYFLTGGLLGSALLTAHASDGNLRIIADIVKPTCNLQTKSLTVGLGDLDATELNKINATSAWVPFKFKFSDCVPSTYVWFEFEGETPDSSSGIFMLDNSSESAKGLGLQISRYQMDELIFYPNRSGYADSVSNSGEVGLFARYKTYALPIASGKANATIQFSVTYK, from the coding sequence ATGAAAAAAGTAATTTATTTCCTGACCGGTGGCCTGCTCGGAAGTGCTCTGCTCACGGCTCATGCCAGCGATGGCAACTTGCGTATTATTGCCGATATTGTAAAGCCTACTTGTAATCTGCAGACAAAAAGCTTGACTGTAGGGCTAGGGGATCTTGATGCTACTGAACTGAATAAGATAAATGCGACCAGTGCATGGGTGCCATTCAAGTTTAAATTTTCAGATTGCGTTCCCAGTACTTATGTTTGGTTTGAATTTGAAGGCGAAACACCAGATTCTAGCTCTGGTATATTTATGCTGGATAATTCATCTGAAAGCGCCAAAGGTTTAGGTCTGCAAATCAGTCGTTATCAAATGGATGAGCTGATCTTTTATCCTAACAGAAGCGGCTATGCTGATAGTGTAAGTAATAGTGGTGAGGTAGGGTTGTTTGCTCGTTATAAAACCTACGCTTTACCCATTGCATCAGGAAAAGCTAATGCCACCATTCAGTTTAGCGTGACTTATAAATAA
- a CDS encoding fimbrial protein translates to MMRKIALPLTLLGAAMLVPPLQAADGSINVTGRVVESACVVDAGSKNQILNLGTTTSHGGHKEFNIVLQDCPASISQVRVRFEGTAVNPNGWDWEKSVFAANNSSEPGAAKGVGFMIYYYPETTHTSTHLAPNELSELFTLKTGTVNRLEFTTYAIMTDAYASAVEFGKAIADIQFSIVHP, encoded by the coding sequence ATGATGAGAAAAATAGCCCTGCCCCTGACGCTGCTCGGCGCCGCCATGCTGGTGCCGCCGCTGCAGGCGGCGGATGGGAGTATTAATGTGACCGGCCGGGTGGTGGAAAGTGCCTGCGTAGTCGATGCGGGTTCTAAGAATCAGATTCTGAATTTAGGAACGACGACCTCTCATGGCGGGCATAAAGAATTTAATATTGTGTTACAGGATTGCCCGGCGAGTATTTCGCAGGTACGTGTGAGGTTTGAAGGGACTGCGGTGAATCCAAACGGCTGGGATTGGGAAAAAAGTGTGTTCGCGGCCAATAATAGCTCTGAGCCGGGCGCTGCCAAAGGCGTTGGTTTTATGATTTACTATTATCCAGAAACAACCCATACGTCTACCCATCTCGCTCCTAATGAACTCAGTGAACTCTTTACATTGAAAACTGGGACTGTAAATAGATTAGAATTTACCACTTATGCAATAATGACAGACGCATATGCCTCTGCTGTTGAGTTCGGAAAGGCCATTGCTGATATTCAATTTAGTATTGTTCATCCATAA
- a CDS encoding fimbrial protein, protein MKTGVWRLGLCGLWAAGSAWGAECPQVETPERVLFDIPAQTLQRDLPVGSVIWQGARQVQQPASLAPCESVSDARLNLLGNDSGARSGRSAVYSTNIRGLGYALSTDGGFNEGWPADGAIAAGKQQLSLRLVVTGPLSSGVLAVETLARRAVNGRPVLDIALQKPVAITRLACELQGNRNRTVALGDVARSDFRGQGSTRGEQPFLLDLACDAGAQVNIQFDGIAAGSDAPGVLALVSPDAPSSARGVGVQLLYRGAPLALGERLPLETAPQGLHSYPFSARYYQTQPQIAAGEANAVATFSLTYQ, encoded by the coding sequence ATGAAGACAGGAGTATGGAGGCTCGGCCTGTGTGGGCTATGGGCGGCGGGCAGCGCCTGGGGGGCCGAGTGCCCGCAGGTGGAAACCCCGGAACGGGTGTTGTTCGACATCCCCGCGCAAACCCTGCAGCGTGATCTGCCAGTGGGCAGCGTGATATGGCAAGGGGCGCGTCAGGTGCAGCAACCGGCATCACTGGCGCCTTGCGAAAGCGTTAGCGATGCCCGCCTCAACCTGTTGGGCAACGACAGTGGCGCACGCAGCGGGCGCAGCGCGGTTTACAGCACCAACATTCGCGGTCTGGGTTATGCGCTGAGCACCGACGGCGGCTTTAATGAAGGCTGGCCGGCCGATGGCGCGATCGCCGCCGGCAAGCAACAGCTCAGCCTGCGGCTGGTGGTGACCGGGCCGTTGTCTTCCGGCGTATTGGCGGTGGAAACGCTGGCGCGCCGCGCGGTCAACGGCCGGCCGGTGCTGGACATTGCGTTGCAAAAACCGGTCGCCATCACCCGGCTGGCCTGCGAGCTGCAGGGCAACCGCAACCGCACGGTGGCGCTGGGGGACGTGGCGCGCAGCGATTTTCGCGGCCAGGGCAGCACACGCGGCGAACAGCCGTTCCTGCTGGATCTGGCCTGCGACGCCGGCGCCCAGGTCAACATTCAGTTCGACGGCATTGCCGCCGGCAGCGACGCGCCGGGCGTGCTGGCTCTGGTCAGCCCCGATGCGCCATCCAGCGCACGCGGCGTCGGGGTGCAGTTGCTCTACCGCGGCGCACCGCTGGCATTGGGGGAGCGGTTGCCGTTGGAAACCGCCCCGCAGGGGCTGCACAGCTACCCGTTCAGCGCCCGCTATTACCAAACGCAACCGCAGATCGCCGCCGGCGAAGCCAATGCGGTGGCGACCTTTAGCCTCACCTATCAATAA
- a CDS encoding fimbria/pilus outer membrane usher protein gives MNSKTAPRRRKPRPREYRLAPLAWQIAGLLMCSGMAQAEYRFSSSLLQVGNTPQTEVDLALFSDGDKQPPGEYRVDVFLNEQRLDTRTLAFSLQPDAQGQERLQPCLTLEDLAGFGVDLTAFPALRQTGECINLPQAIPGARAELQFEQQQLRLSIPQAALKRQARGYVPPEQWDSGIPAVLSNYTLRGANDRSRQGGGNESSYFVNLRNGANWGAWRVRHDGVWSRDSRSEAHWRTLNSYVQRDITPLNGLLTLGDATTPGDIFDSLPLRGMLLASVEEMYPDSLRGYSPVVRGIAKSNAEVIIRQNGVVIDQRYVPPGAFEISDLYAVSGSGDLDVTIKESDGAEQRLLVPFASLPVLQREGRLSYGLAAGQYRAQDASADDEKFMQGTLIYGLPFGTTVYGGGQWANRYRSLALGVGQNLGRAGALSLDITQSWIRRREGALQGDNQQGQMWRLRYEKSFPLTGTQLSMAGYRHASEGYATLQQAMQTNGRADNSATRSRKELSLQQGLGLLPGSLFLSLTEDQSWGEQGKRRSVSLGYNGSVKGVSYGLNYSQNQSRGAETDRVVALNLSIPLNLWAHNTWASYGISNSNRGQTTQTLGINGTALEGDNLNWGLSGGYGNQGEGENGNLSLGYRGSKALLGAGLSHDGQRQRLNYDMQGGLLLHAGGLTLSQPLNDTVALVHAPGAGGVSVVNQVGVKTDARGYAVVPYLSAYRQNPIALDPTTLADDVELELTSQTVIPTRGAVVLADYQTKVGARLMMTLTRADGRPVPFGAIAGLAGGDNSSIVGDGGQLFLAGMPASGTLQVQWGKQPDQQCQVNYSLPETVGPEIPEMAAQCR, from the coding sequence GCTGCAGGTAGGCAATACGCCGCAAACCGAAGTGGATCTGGCGCTGTTCTCCGACGGCGACAAACAGCCACCGGGGGAATACCGCGTCGATGTGTTTCTCAACGAACAGCGGCTGGATACCCGCACGCTGGCCTTCTCGCTGCAGCCGGACGCCCAGGGCCAGGAGCGGCTGCAGCCCTGCCTGACGCTGGAAGACCTGGCCGGGTTTGGCGTCGATCTCACCGCGTTTCCCGCTTTGCGGCAGACCGGTGAGTGCATCAATCTGCCGCAGGCGATCCCCGGTGCCAGAGCGGAACTGCAGTTCGAGCAGCAACAGCTTAGGCTGAGCATTCCGCAGGCGGCGTTAAAGCGCCAGGCGCGCGGCTACGTGCCGCCGGAGCAGTGGGATAGCGGCATCCCGGCGGTGTTAAGCAACTATACCCTGCGCGGGGCGAACGATCGCAGCCGGCAGGGCGGCGGTAATGAAAGCAGCTATTTCGTTAACCTGCGCAACGGCGCCAACTGGGGGGCCTGGCGCGTACGGCACGACGGCGTGTGGAGCCGCGACAGCCGGAGCGAAGCGCATTGGCGCACGCTGAACAGCTATGTGCAACGGGATATCACGCCGTTGAACGGGCTGTTGACGCTGGGCGACGCCACCACGCCGGGCGATATCTTCGACTCCTTGCCGCTGCGCGGCATGCTGCTGGCCTCGGTGGAGGAGATGTACCCGGATAGCCTGCGCGGCTACTCGCCGGTGGTGCGCGGCATCGCCAAAAGCAATGCCGAGGTGATCATCCGCCAGAACGGCGTGGTGATCGATCAACGCTATGTGCCGCCGGGCGCGTTTGAAATCAGCGATCTGTATGCGGTTTCCGGCAGCGGCGATCTGGACGTCACCATCAAGGAAAGCGACGGCGCGGAACAGCGCCTGCTGGTGCCGTTCGCCTCGCTGCCGGTGCTGCAACGCGAAGGGCGGCTGAGCTACGGCCTGGCCGCCGGGCAATACCGTGCGCAGGACGCGAGCGCCGATGACGAAAAGTTCATGCAAGGCACTTTAATTTACGGCCTGCCGTTCGGCACCACGGTTTACGGCGGCGGCCAGTGGGCCAACCGTTATCGTTCGCTGGCGCTGGGCGTGGGGCAAAACCTTGGCCGCGCAGGCGCGCTGTCGCTGGACATCACCCAAAGCTGGATCCGGCGGCGCGAAGGCGCGCTCCAGGGCGATAACCAGCAGGGCCAGATGTGGCGCCTGCGCTATGAGAAAAGCTTCCCGCTCACCGGCACCCAACTGAGCATGGCCGGTTACCGCCACGCCAGCGAAGGCTACGCCACGCTGCAACAGGCGATGCAAACCAACGGCCGGGCTGACAATAGCGCTACCCGCAGCCGCAAAGAGCTTTCGCTGCAGCAGGGGTTGGGATTATTGCCCGGCTCGTTGTTCCTGAGCCTGACGGAAGACCAGAGCTGGGGTGAACAGGGCAAGCGCCGTTCGGTCAGCCTGGGTTACAACGGCAGCGTCAAGGGGGTGAGCTACGGCCTCAACTATAGCCAGAACCAGAGCCGCGGGGCGGAAACCGATCGGGTGGTGGCGCTGAATCTCAGCATTCCGCTGAACCTGTGGGCGCACAACACCTGGGCCAGCTACGGCATCAGCAACAGCAACCGCGGGCAGACTACGCAAACTCTGGGAATAAACGGCACCGCGCTGGAAGGCGACAACCTGAACTGGGGGCTGAGCGGCGGCTACGGCAACCAGGGCGAAGGGGAAAACGGCAATCTGTCGCTCGGCTATCGCGGCAGCAAGGCGCTGCTCGGCGCCGGGCTGAGCCACGACGGCCAGCGCCAGCGGCTGAATTATGACATGCAGGGCGGGTTGCTGTTGCATGCCGGCGGGCTGACGCTGTCGCAGCCGCTGAACGACACGGTGGCGCTGGTGCATGCGCCGGGTGCCGGCGGGGTGAGCGTGGTCAACCAGGTGGGGGTGAAAACCGACGCTCGCGGCTATGCGGTGGTGCCTTATCTCTCCGCCTATCGCCAGAACCCGATTGCGCTGGACCCGACCACCCTGGCGGACGACGTGGAGCTGGAGCTGACCAGCCAGACGGTGATACCAACCCGCGGTGCGGTGGTGCTGGCGGACTACCAGACCAAGGTGGGGGCGCGGCTGATGATGACGCTGACGCGCGCCGATGGCCGCCCGGTGCCGTTCGGCGCCATCGCCGGCCTGGCGGGCGGCGACAACAGCAGCATCGTCGGCGACGGCGGCCAGCTGTTCCTGGCGGGCATGCCGGCCAGCGGCACGCTGCAGGTGCAGTGGGGCAAGCAGCCTGACCAGCAGTGCCAGGTCAACTACAGCCTGCCGGAGACGGTCGGCCCGGAGATTCCGGAGATGGCGGCCCAGTGTCGTTAA